In Deltaproteobacteria bacterium, the sequence CGTTGTCTCCGTGGCCCAGTCATCGTAATCCGCGGCCCTCATCTCGTGAGGGTAGCCGTCCTTGAGGACCCAGCCGATACCGTAGATAAAGACGGCCGGGTATTCCTTGATAATTTCTGTCTCGCGGTCTATTCTGGCCAGGTCTGGATACCGGTCAAGGATATCTTCAGCATGTATAAACGTCAGCTCTTCAGGCAGGTTGGGATACTGATCGGTCTTGAGCCGGGGAAACAGCTCCTGGATATACCTCTCAGCCCCTGTGAGCACCTTCCAAATTTTTTGCACGACTTCTGTCAGGAATTGCAAATTGCGCTGCTTTTCCGTGACGGCCAGCTCCCAGTCCCACTGATCAACATAGGCGCTGTGATCGTGGTCGAGGAAGTAGTCCTTGCGCACCGCCCGCATGTCAGTCATCAGGCCCTCGCCTAGCTCCATCCCGAACTGCTTCAGGGCCATGCGCTTCCATTTGGTTGCGGCCTGCACGACCTGGGCGTCGATAGAGTTCTTGCCATGGTCGTTTGAAATGTGGAACTGTATGGGGGTTCGCGAACCATCACGATCCAGGAAGTCATTCAACCCGCTTTCGGCGTCCACGATCAGGGGAACCGTCACCATCATCAAATTGAGTTCCTGGCACAGGTTCTCCTCGATGTAGTTTTTCAATGCATAGGTGGCATGCTGCGTTTCCTTTAGAGAGAGGAGTGAACGATAATCCTGAGGCAGGATCTTTTCCAGCTCATCATAGTTGCCAATACCAGGTCCAGCCAGGTCAGCTTTCTTGTCTGCCATTGCTTTTACCTTTCTATTTTAGATTTAGATATCAGGGTCTCCAGAGGCCGAAATCAGCGCCTTTGAGAGCCTGTCAGTTTAGGCTGAGTAATGCGATTTGTCAAAAAATAAATATTCAATTTTCCTGAAACCGCAATATACAGGCCCTGGGGTCGAAAGGCAGGGTCATTTTCGGTTAGGCCAGGGACGCCTGTAACCAGTATTTTCCGGCCTTCGCCTTATTTCTTGAAATTAATTGGGATTAGAGGGAAACTAGTCTCGAAGGGATTGAGGGGAAATATTGGAGTAAATGGTAAAAATACGTTCCGATTTTCTGGTTGAGCGCGGCCGTGTCCAAGGGGAAAGATTTATAAGACGACAGCAAATTATCTGAGCTTTTTACTGCTTGTTTTCAAGGCCGTGATGGCTCCGCTCGGGCACTGCACCAGACAGGCTCGGCAGGCGGTGCACAAGTCCGGATGGGCCAGCGCGGCTCTGTCCTCATCGTTTATTTCCCAGACGCCTTGCGGACAGATCTCATGGCAACTGCGGCAGCCAATGCATTTATTACGATCCACACTCAGTTTGCGGTCTCCATTCAAGAGTTCGGCCCTGATCGTGCCGGCAAAGGCAATGTTGCCAATGGCGCTCAGGCCCAGACGGGCCAGGAACGGATCAAGGTCGCTGGGCATGTTCGGGGCCAGACCGCCAAGTTCCGAGCTGTAAATAAAGAGCATCACCATGGCGATGATGATATTGGCCCGACTCATGTCTCCGATGGCACGGCCTGATAGCTCGCTGGCGATGAGCAAGCCTCCAAGTAGTAGCTCAAGGAGCAGGACCTTGGTTAATCCGCGCCTGCCAGGAATCCAGGGGCAAAGCAGATAGAAGAGCAGGAATGTTACTGCGCCTGTCAGGAGGTAGTTAACAAGTAATCCGCGTCCAAACAGGGTGAAGCCCAGGACGCCCAGGAGGTAGAAGGGGAAGACTGAACCCAGGGCGGTGTCAAGCCTGGTATCCCATTTGTAAGTCACCCGCTTCATCCCCTCGTCTCTATGGCAGCAGTTGGTCAGATACCGGGGGATATCTTCGGCGCGTACCGGGCCCCAGCGCATGGTCCACCCTGTCTGCGCCTGGACTTCGGCCGCACAGATGCCAGGCGCGCCAAGGGGAGGCAGGATGAGTACCCGGTGGTCAACCAGACCAGCCACACCGCTCGTCTTGAGAGATGAAACCACCGAGTGGGTGTTGAACTCCTCAGCCCCGGCCGCACACCAGACGTTGACGCCCTTTGAGTCTGCCACCAGCAGCCACGCGTCCACCGCGGCCTGTTCCAGGATTTTTATGAGCCTTTTTACGGTCAGGTCAAAGTTGCACGTAACCAGAACAGGACTGTCGCCTTTTGGGTCGCCCACACGGCGCAGGCCTACACGAGTCGGGCAGGGGAAAAGGCGGAATAGAAGCCCCCAGATGGTTTTTAAGAGGCTCACCCCGCATCCTCTGGCACGGGTCGTCGGGCCACCAGGATAGAGAAGGTATCGCCGCAGCTGCGAACTTCTTTTTCCATGGCAAACCCGGCAGCCGTAACCTCTTCGCGAAGATCAGCCAGAGGCCTCGTAGAAGCGCGGGAAACCAGGTAAGTCAGGACCAGTATCGGTAACCGCATGAAGGCATGCAGGGTCCGGCGGTATTTTCCAGAAGGCACGACCTCATCAGCAAGGACCAGCAGTCCGTCCGGTTTTAAGACACGGAATGAGTGTTTCAAGGCGAACCATCTTTCGTCGTCCGTGAGCTCACTGAAAACCAGCGTCGAAACAATAGC encodes:
- a CDS encoding 4Fe-4S binding protein: MSLLKTIWGLLFRLFPCPTRVGLRRVGDPKGDSPVLVTCNFDLTVKRLIKILEQAAVDAWLLVADSKGVNVWCAAGAEEFNTHSVVSSLKTSGVAGLVDHRVLILPPLGAPGICAAEVQAQTGWTMRWGPVRAEDIPRYLTNCCHRDEGMKRVTYKWDTRLDTALGSVFPFYLLGVLGFTLFGRGLLVNYLLTGAVTFLLFYLLCPWIPGRRGLTKVLLLELLLGGLLIASELSGRAIGDMSRANIIIAMVMLFIYSSELGGLAPNMPSDLDPFLARLGLSAIGNIAFAGTIRAELLNGDRKLSVDRNKCIGCRSCHEICPQGVWEINDEDRAALAHPDLCTACRACLVQCPSGAITALKTSSKKLR
- a CDS encoding class I SAM-dependent methyltransferase, with translation MKILETRPQSYDRRMDEISRARVREMKQAVAHEIQPGARVLEIGCGTGELAVVLVKRGAIVEGFDLSPGMVEEARKRIEAESLQDLVNVYQMGVDGMDSLPGLAYGAIVSTLVFSELTDDERWFALKHSFRVLKPDGLLVLADEVVPSGKYRRTLHAFMRLPILVLTYLVSRASTRPLADLREEVTAAGFAMEKEVRSCGDTFSILVARRPVPEDAG
- a CDS encoding aspartate--ammonia ligase, yielding MADKKADLAGPGIGNYDELEKILPQDYRSLLSLKETQHATYALKNYIEENLCQELNLMMVTVPLIVDAESGLNDFLDRDGSRTPIQFHISNDHGKNSIDAQVVQAATKWKRMALKQFGMELGEGLMTDMRAVRKDYFLDHDHSAYVDQWDWELAVTEKQRNLQFLTEVVQKIWKVLTGAERYIQELFPRLKTDQYPNLPEELTFIHAEDILDRYPDLARIDRETEIIKEYPAVFIYGIGWVLKDGYPHEMRAADYDDWATETTSQDGRPMHGLNGDILVLNPVTKRRHELTSMGIRVNAVTLKKQLELSGQLDFLKFPYHQAILNNEIPLSIGGGIGQSRTFMLLLKKAHLGEVTVSVWPKVLKDMCRKRNIHVLE